One Phycisphaeraceae bacterium genomic region harbors:
- the murB gene encoding UDP-N-acetylmuramate dehydrogenase — MASTIENQESGIETFLEGLNIPFQRNVPLAPWTWYRVGGPARVLAQPSSVEQLAAIAARANEAGVPTYVLGGGANLLVSDAGVDGLVIQLSDPAFKQVKIEGNIATLGAGCDLFKVIPEISKAGLGGLEVLAGIPGTIGGAVRMNAGGIYGDIGKTIRRVKVMDSTGHVYHRDRDDLIFSYRKSNIAARYIIEVEFELIPDDPNALVRRFKEIFLYKKNSQPMGDNSAGCAFKNPTPVEGGEKLSAGKLIDQAGLKGFRIGGAEISSQHANFVIAHPGATAADLLAVMEHAQKRVLEVHGIRLEREVVVWP; from the coding sequence ATGGCTTCGACAATCGAAAATCAGGAATCAGGCATCGAAACTTTTCTCGAAGGTCTGAACATTCCCTTCCAGCGAAATGTCCCCCTCGCGCCGTGGACGTGGTATCGCGTAGGCGGGCCGGCCAGGGTTCTGGCGCAGCCGTCATCGGTAGAGCAGCTCGCCGCAATCGCAGCGCGAGCTAATGAGGCTGGCGTGCCGACCTATGTCCTCGGCGGCGGGGCGAACCTGCTCGTCAGCGACGCTGGCGTGGATGGCCTGGTTATCCAGCTCAGCGATCCCGCGTTTAAGCAGGTGAAAATCGAAGGTAACATCGCGACGCTCGGCGCGGGTTGCGATCTTTTCAAAGTCATCCCGGAAATTTCCAAGGCAGGTCTCGGCGGGCTTGAAGTGCTCGCGGGCATTCCAGGCACGATCGGGGGCGCGGTCCGCATGAATGCCGGCGGAATCTACGGCGACATCGGCAAGACCATCCGGCGGGTCAAAGTCATGGACTCCACCGGCCATGTTTACCACCGCGACCGCGATGACCTCATCTTCTCTTATCGCAAGTCGAACATTGCCGCCCGGTACATCATCGAAGTCGAGTTTGAGCTGATTCCCGACGATCCGAACGCACTCGTTCGGCGGTTTAAGGAAATCTTCCTGTATAAGAAAAACAGTCAACCCATGGGGGACAACTCCGCCGGCTGCGCATTCAAAAATCCAACTCCCGTCGAAGGCGGCGAAAAACTTTCCGCAGGCAAACTGATCGATCAGGCTGGTCTGAAGGGTTTTCGCATCGGCGGCGCGGAAATTTCATCTCAACACGCCAATTTCGTCATCGCCCATCCCGGTGCGACAGCCGCCGACCTGCTGGCGGTGATGGAACACGCCCAGAAGCGCGTCCTGGAAGTCCACGGCATCCGACTCGAACGCGAAGTCGTGGTCTGGCCATAA
- the mnmA gene encoding tRNA 2-thiouridine(34) synthase MnmA, whose amino-acid sequence MKPGQGKKVVVAMSGGVDSSVAAAILKNEGYSVVGCFMRLGSEHEDTQTAAGADQVTSTACANPRSRPSKQGCCSVDDAADARLVAAVLDVPFYVLNFRKDFDRIMDYFVAEYNAGRTPNPCVRCNDWLKFGKLAEYARSIDADYIASGHYARVDHSDNGSSASPRKSDSRSRLLRGIDHRKDQSYVLFGIKRGDLAHMLLPIGGMEKKDVRALAEELKLPVFNKPDSQEICFVPDNDYAAFVARRSPEQVQPGKVLDRQGRVIGEHPGQQHFTVGQRRGLGVTASLPLYVLSRDAGQNSITVGGKDDLLTTSLEADQTNWLMDPPSEPLRCQVKVRYNGAALAGTVCATGRDSLRVEFDEPASAVTPGQAVVCYVGDELIGGGWIK is encoded by the coding sequence GTGAAACCGGGACAGGGAAAAAAAGTCGTCGTCGCCATGAGCGGCGGGGTGGACAGCTCCGTCGCCGCGGCGATCCTCAAGAACGAGGGCTATTCCGTCGTCGGCTGCTTCATGCGCCTGGGCAGCGAGCATGAAGACACACAGACCGCAGCCGGCGCGGATCAAGTGACCTCGACCGCCTGTGCGAATCCTCGCTCCCGTCCGTCGAAACAGGGATGCTGCTCGGTGGATGACGCCGCCGATGCGCGACTGGTGGCAGCGGTGCTCGACGTGCCGTTTTACGTACTGAACTTCCGCAAGGATTTTGACCGGATCATGGATTACTTCGTGGCCGAGTACAACGCCGGCCGCACGCCCAATCCCTGCGTTCGCTGCAACGACTGGTTGAAGTTCGGCAAACTCGCGGAATACGCCCGGTCCATCGACGCCGACTACATCGCCAGCGGACATTACGCGCGGGTGGACCATTCGGATAACGGATCATCAGCATCACCCCGCAAGAGTGACAGCCGTTCACGCTTGCTGCGCGGCATCGATCATCGAAAAGACCAGAGCTATGTGCTTTTCGGCATCAAGCGAGGGGATTTAGCGCACATGCTGCTTCCCATCGGCGGGATGGAAAAAAAAGATGTCCGTGCTCTGGCGGAAGAACTCAAGCTGCCGGTTTTCAACAAGCCCGACAGTCAGGAAATCTGCTTCGTACCCGACAATGACTATGCCGCTTTTGTCGCCCGACGCAGCCCTGAGCAGGTCCAGCCGGGCAAGGTACTCGACCGGCAGGGGCGAGTGATCGGCGAGCATCCGGGGCAGCAGCACTTCACGGTCGGCCAGCGCCGAGGTCTGGGCGTGACCGCTTCATTGCCGCTCTATGTCCTCAGTCGTGATGCCGGCCAAAACAGCATTACTGTCGGGGGTAAGGATGACCTGCTCACCACCAGCCTCGAAGCTGACCAGACCAACTGGCTCATGGATCCGCCGTCCGAACCGCTCCGCTGTCAGGTGAAGGTCCGCTACAACGGCGCAGCCCTTGCGGGCACCGTTTGCGCGACCGGGCGGGACTCGCTCCGCGTCGAGTTTGATGAGCCGGCTTCCGCCGTCACTCCGGGGCAGGCGGTGGTGTGTTACGTCGGTGATGAACTCATCGGCGGCGGGTGGATCAAATAG
- a CDS encoding DUF4838 domain-containing protein — protein MPTNRLIWTALTALLFMTMPAWAVTLVKDGKPVATIIINREALDAQAWEPAVGTSAKTAAEKIKLAAEDFQRYIEKISGAKLPIVSDEQPAPKDGAAVYIGASKLVEPMKLDIPSGLTTDRKEEGFIIHAEGDTLVLAGNDAGPYMGTYYAVADALNRLGVRWVMPSEFGEVVPKMTTVEFKKAKVRQTPDFLVRNWNGNLAPELAADDALFRLRNKATIDQNAFIAIPGDSYLRNYMPPKEMMKTHPELFAKRLDGTLDEHMISLTSPDAPKYVAGKVIEDIKKRREKNPSFHSLGFAPDDGIPMDLSPEALKQNLGFTDLVGREGVVTELSVSEEWFRFINKVTEEVTKAYPDFIITTNGYTNRTMPPEGVKLHPNVGVMFAAIWADLLHSYDDPKSWQQQVQGQMLERWGKICSRTFVYNYNFPMLVTGLTPMPLTRKIARNTPLMKKWGIIGFEDEQTFPWMAHGITSFYLRARMYWDADTDAKAYLTDYFEKWYGPAAKSSQAYWDAIEEALESTPLLGHEDRILPYVYTDQLLAELEKQQQASEAAAKEEPFATRVRVDRHILNHLKGYMKMNRAEFVGDYDEAIRQADLMFAERTALNHISPYFSIPESTDPRRKYFSGSYYWNLTQRKAHYEKVRDMLTGKTGELVAKAPRKARFAIDDLDVGRYGRWHEPGYDRSGWKLVDTATPFYLQDPAWLDHRGAPYVGYIWYIFELDVPKDKIGKPISVYAPIVASEAWVWVNGEFVGHRPYQEAYIRPAEMKFDATPRIKAGKNVIGVRVSTTLSRVQVSEGFQGPLFLYSPKVNSDEKSSSP, from the coding sequence ATGCCAACCAATCGTCTCATCTGGACCGCGTTGACGGCACTGCTGTTCATGACCATGCCTGCCTGGGCGGTCACACTCGTCAAAGACGGCAAGCCGGTCGCCACCATCATCATCAACCGCGAGGCGCTTGATGCGCAGGCCTGGGAGCCGGCGGTCGGCACTTCCGCCAAAACCGCCGCGGAGAAGATCAAACTGGCGGCGGAAGACTTCCAGCGGTACATCGAAAAAATCAGCGGCGCGAAACTTCCCATCGTCAGCGACGAACAGCCGGCACCCAAGGACGGCGCGGCTGTGTACATCGGCGCATCGAAGCTGGTTGAGCCGATGAAGCTCGACATTCCGTCGGGGCTGACGACAGATCGAAAGGAAGAGGGATTCATTATCCACGCGGAAGGTGACACGCTCGTGCTGGCGGGGAATGATGCCGGCCCGTACATGGGCACGTACTACGCGGTCGCCGATGCGCTGAACCGGCTGGGAGTGCGGTGGGTCATGCCCAGTGAGTTCGGCGAGGTGGTGCCGAAGATGACGACCGTTGAGTTCAAAAAGGCCAAGGTTCGACAGACCCCTGACTTTCTGGTGCGGAACTGGAACGGCAACCTCGCGCCGGAGCTTGCCGCTGATGATGCGCTCTTCCGTCTTCGCAACAAGGCGACGATTGACCAGAACGCCTTCATCGCCATTCCCGGCGACTCCTATCTGCGGAACTATATGCCGCCCAAGGAAATGATGAAGACCCACCCGGAGCTGTTCGCCAAGCGGCTCGACGGCACACTCGATGAGCACATGATCAGCCTGACCAGCCCCGATGCTCCCAAGTACGTCGCGGGCAAAGTCATCGAGGACATCAAAAAGAGGCGTGAGAAGAATCCGTCCTTTCACTCGCTGGGCTTTGCGCCCGATGACGGCATCCCGATGGATCTGTCGCCGGAAGCGTTGAAGCAGAACCTGGGGTTCACCGATCTGGTAGGCCGCGAGGGCGTGGTGACAGAGCTTTCCGTCAGCGAGGAGTGGTTCCGCTTCATCAACAAGGTGACGGAAGAGGTGACCAAGGCCTATCCCGATTTCATCATTACGACGAACGGCTACACCAACCGCACGATGCCGCCGGAAGGGGTAAAGCTGCACCCGAATGTCGGTGTGATGTTTGCGGCGATCTGGGCGGACCTGCTGCACTCGTATGACGATCCGAAAAGCTGGCAGCAGCAGGTTCAGGGCCAGATGCTTGAGCGTTGGGGCAAGATCTGTTCGCGGACGTTTGTTTACAACTACAACTTCCCGATGCTGGTGACCGGCCTGACGCCGATGCCGCTGACGCGGAAGATCGCGCGGAACACGCCGCTGATGAAGAAGTGGGGGATTATCGGCTTCGAGGATGAGCAGACATTCCCCTGGATGGCGCATGGCATCACGTCGTTTTACCTTCGCGCCCGCATGTATTGGGATGCGGACACCGACGCGAAGGCGTACCTGACCGACTACTTTGAGAAGTGGTACGGCCCGGCGGCCAAGTCATCGCAGGCGTACTGGGACGCGATCGAGGAAGCACTCGAAAGCACACCGCTGCTGGGGCATGAGGATCGCATCCTGCCTTACGTTTACACCGATCAACTGCTCGCGGAGCTGGAAAAGCAGCAGCAGGCGTCGGAAGCCGCAGCCAAAGAGGAACCCTTTGCGACACGGGTGCGTGTTGATCGGCACATCCTCAATCACCTCAAGGGCTACATGAAAATGAATCGAGCGGAGTTCGTCGGCGATTACGACGAAGCGATCCGACAGGCGGACCTGATGTTCGCCGAGCGCACCGCGCTGAACCACATCAGCCCCTATTTCTCGATCCCTGAATCGACTGATCCGCGTCGCAAATACTTCTCCGGTTCGTATTACTGGAACCTCACCCAGCGCAAGGCTCATTACGAGAAGGTGCGTGACATGCTCACCGGCAAAACCGGGGAACTGGTCGCCAAGGCCCCGCGAAAAGCGCGGTTTGCGATCGACGATCTGGACGTGGGGCGTTACGGTCGATGGCACGAGCCGGGCTACGACCGTTCCGGGTGGAAGCTCGTCGATACTGCGACGCCGTTCTATCTTCAGGACCCCGCGTGGCTGGATCACCGCGGTGCGCCGTATGTCGGCTATATCTGGTACATCTTCGAGCTTGACGTACCCAAGGACAAGATCGGTAAGCCGATCAGCGTCTATGCGCCGATCGTCGCATCCGAGGCGTGGGTGTGGGTCAACGGTGAGTTTGTCGGTCACCGGCCGTATCAGGAAGCCTACATCCGGCCGGCGGAGATGAAATTCGACGCCACACCACGGATCAAAGCGGGCAAAAACGTGATCGGCGTGCGCGTGAGCACGACGCTCAGCCGCGTCCAGGTTTCGGAAGGTTTTCAAGGGCCGTTGTTCCTCTATTCACCCAAAGTAAACTCGGACGAAAAATCATCCTCGCCTTGA
- the purD gene encoding phosphoribosylamine--glycine ligase — protein sequence MNVLIIGSGGREHALGWKLRQSKRCGKIYFAPGNGGTAEVGENVSLSVDVVDTKTVDAIDYFARQNKVELIVIGPEDQLAAGLADRLARPGRTIFGPTKDAARIEADKAYSKQLMRSAAIPTAEARTFTDFSAAMTYVQARETPVVVKAAGLAKGKGVIVCDDAQQAGEAVRTIMDQKAFGDAGNTVVIEERLVGQEVSVLALVDGKNIFVLDPAQDHKQVNEGDTGPNTGGMGAYSPTPLISDRLMADIERQILVPTVDVLRREGITYQGVLYAGLMLTAGGPKVIEFNCRFGDPEVQSLMMRLEGDLLDILLATAQGRLDEVDLSWNRRCCCCVVMASGGYPGDYRKGLPITGIEDARKVEGVTVFHAGTALKDKTLVTAGGRVLNVCALGKDLKEAQQRANQACAKIHFEGAHYRRDIGSRVMK from the coding sequence ATGAACGTCCTGATTATCGGTAGCGGCGGGCGCGAGCACGCGCTGGGTTGGAAGCTCAGGCAGTCGAAACGCTGCGGCAAAATCTACTTCGCACCGGGTAACGGCGGCACGGCGGAGGTCGGCGAAAACGTCTCCCTTTCCGTGGATGTCGTCGATACCAAAACCGTCGATGCCATCGACTATTTCGCTCGACAAAACAAGGTCGAGCTGATCGTCATCGGCCCCGAAGACCAGCTCGCCGCGGGCCTCGCCGACCGGCTCGCCCGACCCGGCCGCACCATTTTCGGTCCCACCAAAGACGCCGCCCGGATCGAGGCTGATAAGGCCTATTCCAAACAACTCATGCGCTCCGCGGCCATTCCCACCGCCGAGGCGAGGACTTTCACCGACTTCAGTGCTGCGATGACCTACGTGCAGGCGCGTGAGACGCCGGTGGTCGTCAAAGCTGCAGGACTCGCCAAGGGCAAGGGAGTCATCGTCTGCGACGATGCCCAACAGGCCGGTGAAGCCGTGCGGACGATTATGGACCAGAAAGCCTTCGGCGACGCGGGGAATACGGTCGTCATCGAAGAACGGCTCGTCGGTCAGGAGGTTTCCGTCCTGGCACTGGTGGACGGTAAAAATATTTTCGTGCTCGACCCCGCGCAGGATCACAAGCAGGTCAACGAAGGCGACACCGGGCCGAACACCGGCGGCATGGGTGCCTACTCGCCAACCCCGCTAATCAGCGACCGACTCATGGCGGACATCGAGCGGCAGATTCTCGTGCCGACGGTTGATGTCCTGCGCCGTGAAGGCATCACCTATCAGGGCGTGCTTTATGCGGGGCTGATGCTCACCGCAGGCGGGCCTAAGGTCATCGAGTTCAACTGCCGTTTCGGTGATCCCGAAGTGCAGTCGCTGATGATGAGGCTTGAGGGCGATCTGCTCGACATCCTGCTGGCGACCGCGCAGGGCAGGCTCGATGAAGTGGACCTGAGCTGGAATCGGCGCTGCTGCTGCTGTGTCGTCATGGCCAGCGGCGGATATCCGGGAGACTACCGGAAAGGGCTGCCGATCACCGGCATTGAAGACGCTCGGAAAGTCGAAGGCGTCACCGTCTTCCACGCAGGCACCGCCCTTAAGGATAAAACGCTGGTGACTGCCGGCGGACGTGTGCTCAACGTCTGCGCCCTGGGCAAGGATTTGAAGGAAGCCCAGCAGCGGGCAAACCAAGCCTGCGCGAAAATCCATTTTGAGGGAGCGCACTATCGGCGCGATATCGGCTCGCGTGTCATGAAGTAA
- the pheS gene encoding phenylalanine--tRNA ligase subunit alpha produces MFESLDQLRVDLQKQFDAIKNSRDLEQARSVFNRGVKAVMEKLKEIPADRKREFGQRANELRTWGSETLDKLKATLGAASSKPAAGPLLDITEPGLPPRLGRTHVITQTIDELIDVFGRMGFDVATGPEVEDEFHNFNALNIPESHPARDPLDNFYIDKPAIFGGAPESSGQMLRSQTSTIQIRVMEKTRPPVRVVAMGRVYRPDEHDATHYSMFHQVEGLYVDRKASMTDLKTTLLQFAHAYFGPEAEIRLRPSFFPFTEPSAEMDVKMNVRGTVKWVELGGCGMVDPHVFQAVGYDPEEWTGFAFGLGIERLAMRKYGITDIRWLFENDIRFLRQF; encoded by the coding sequence ATGTTTGAATCTCTCGACCAACTTCGCGTCGATCTGCAAAAGCAGTTCGATGCCATCAAGAACAGCCGCGACCTGGAGCAGGCTCGCAGCGTGTTTAACCGCGGCGTCAAGGCGGTGATGGAAAAGCTCAAGGAGATTCCCGCCGACCGCAAGCGGGAGTTCGGGCAGCGCGCCAACGAGCTGCGCACCTGGGGCAGTGAAACACTCGACAAGCTCAAGGCTACGCTGGGGGCTGCTTCAAGCAAGCCCGCCGCCGGCCCCCTGCTCGACATCACCGAACCGGGGCTGCCGCCGCGTCTGGGCAGGACGCACGTCATCACTCAGACGATTGACGAGTTGATCGATGTCTTTGGTCGGATGGGTTTCGATGTCGCCACCGGGCCGGAGGTTGAGGACGAGTTCCACAACTTCAACGCGCTCAACATCCCCGAATCGCACCCGGCCCGCGATCCGCTGGACAATTTTTACATCGATAAGCCGGCGATCTTCGGCGGCGCGCCGGAATCGTCAGGCCAGATGCTGCGCTCGCAGACGTCCACCATCCAGATCCGGGTCATGGAAAAGACCAGACCACCCGTGCGCGTGGTCGCCATGGGACGTGTTTACCGACCTGATGAGCACGATGCGACCCACTACTCCATGTTTCATCAGGTCGAGGGGCTATACGTGGATCGCAAGGCCAGCATGACTGACCTCAAGACCACGCTGCTCCAGTTCGCCCACGCCTACTTCGGCCCGGAAGCGGAAATCCGGCTGCGGCCGAGCTTCTTCCCCTTCACCGAGCCGTCCGCCGAGATGGATGTGAAGATGAACGTGCGCGGAACGGTCAAATGGGTCGAGCTGGGCGGCTGCGGCATGGTCGATCCGCACGTGTTCCAGGCTGTCGGCTACGACCCCGAAGAGTGGACCGGGTTTGCCTTCGGGCTGGGTATCGAACGGCTGGCGATGCGGAAATACGGCATCACCGACATCCGCTGGCTCTTTGAGAATGACATCCGGTTCCTGCGGCAGTTCTAA
- a CDS encoding phosphoribosylaminoimidazolesuccinocarboxamide synthase yields the protein MAQALLSTNLPLPNRRQGKVRDVYDATTSDGSPALVIVATDRLSAFDVVMPNGVPGKGVVLTQISRFWFDMIGSRLGGKLQHHLISTDSADIAGISDEERRRLRGRIMIGRRTKVIPIECVVRGYLAGSGWAEYRTRGTVCGHKLPPGLRQCDKLPEPIFTPATKEATGHDENISHERCCEIIGRELGNTLRDFSLAIYSMARDFAASRGIIIADTKFEFGIPVEQTSDRSSNQPSSHKPILIDEVLTPDSSRFWPADQYQPGRDQVSFDKQFVRNYLQELVDQGKWHKSPPGPTLPDDVVQGTLGKYLDAYRILTGKDLTL from the coding sequence ATGGCTCAAGCCCTGCTTTCGACCAACCTCCCGCTGCCCAACCGCCGTCAGGGCAAGGTGCGCGACGTGTACGACGCCACCACCTCCGACGGCTCACCCGCGCTGGTGATCGTCGCAACCGATCGGCTGAGTGCCTTTGATGTCGTCATGCCCAACGGCGTGCCGGGCAAAGGCGTCGTGCTCACGCAGATCAGTCGATTCTGGTTTGACATGATCGGCAGCAGGCTCGGCGGCAAACTCCAGCATCACCTCATCAGCACCGACTCGGCTGACATTGCCGGCATCAGCGATGAAGAGCGACGCCGACTTCGCGGACGCATCATGATCGGACGCAGAACCAAAGTGATACCGATCGAGTGTGTCGTGCGCGGCTACCTGGCAGGCTCCGGCTGGGCGGAATATCGCACCCGCGGAACCGTCTGCGGACACAAGCTGCCCCCCGGTCTCCGTCAGTGCGACAAACTGCCCGAACCGATCTTCACCCCCGCCACCAAAGAGGCGACCGGCCACGACGAAAACATCTCACACGAGCGCTGCTGCGAAATCATCGGCCGCGAGCTGGGAAACACCCTGCGCGATTTCTCGCTGGCGATCTACTCCATGGCACGCGACTTTGCCGCATCACGCGGAATCATCATCGCGGATACCAAGTTTGAGTTCGGCATCCCGGTGGAGCAGACGTCGGATCGCTCCTCGAATCAACCATCATCACACAAGCCGATCCTCATCGACGAAGTCCTCACGCCCGACAGCTCGCGTTTCTGGCCGGCCGACCAGTATCAGCCGGGGCGCGATCAGGTATCCTTCGACAAGCAGTTCGTCCGCAATTACCTGCAAGAGCTGGTTGACCAGGGCAAGTGGCATAAGTCGCCGCCCGGCCCGACCCTGCCTGACGACGTCGTGCAGGGCACGCTGGGCAAATATCTGGATGCCTATCGCATTCTCACGGGTAAAGATCTGACGCTCTGA
- a CDS encoding cation transporter, with the protein MPDPQPDPRADVVRKVALNALLAGIAIMVLKFGVYFVTNSAAVLSDALESIINLAAAAMMMYSIYLANRPADREHPYGHGKIEFMAVGLEGWMILTAGVIIIYQAIRRLITPPKLAYLQVGTWTLGVIGLLSAALAIYVWFNGRKLQNATLVADGKHLLTDAASTLGGILGLILIQYTGKEWLDPLVALITAAVILFTSWHLLWVSIHGLMDRTDPQDEAAIKEILDDEVKSGSIRGYHKVRHRHTGAFHWVDLHLQVDGHLSVREGHELASRIEYRIEQRLMPGNATAHLEPYEPAEKAVDPAAG; encoded by the coding sequence ATGCCCGACCCGCAACCCGATCCTCGTGCTGATGTGGTGCGCAAGGTGGCACTCAACGCCCTGCTGGCGGGGATCGCCATCATGGTGTTGAAGTTCGGCGTCTATTTCGTCACCAATTCCGCGGCGGTACTCAGCGACGCGCTGGAATCCATCATCAATCTCGCTGCGGCGGCGATGATGATGTATTCCATCTACCTCGCCAACCGGCCCGCCGACCGCGAGCACCCCTACGGACACGGCAAGATCGAGTTCATGGCGGTCGGTCTGGAAGGGTGGATGATCCTCACCGCGGGGGTCATCATCATCTATCAGGCCATCCGACGACTCATTACCCCTCCTAAATTGGCCTATCTCCAGGTGGGCACCTGGACACTGGGTGTCATCGGTCTGCTCAGTGCAGCACTGGCGATCTACGTCTGGTTCAATGGCCGCAAGCTTCAGAACGCGACGCTCGTCGCCGACGGCAAACATCTGCTCACGGATGCCGCCTCGACGCTTGGCGGAATCCTCGGCCTGATCCTCATCCAATACACCGGCAAGGAGTGGCTCGACCCGCTCGTCGCCCTCATCACCGCAGCGGTCATCCTTTTTACCAGTTGGCATCTGCTCTGGGTTTCCATCCACGGTCTGATGGATCGCACCGATCCCCAAGACGAAGCTGCGATCAAAGAAATCCTTGATGACGAGGTCAAAAGCGGCAGCATCCGCGGCTATCACAAAGTGCGCCATCGCCACACCGGTGCTTTTCACTGGGTGGATCTGCATCTCCAGGTGGACGGCCACCTGAGCGTCCGCGAGGGTCACGAGCTGGCCAGCCGGATCGAGTACCGCATCGAGCAACGCCTCATGCCGGGCAACGCCACCGCCCACCTTGAGCCGTATGAGCCAGCCGAAAAAGCTGTCGATCCAGCAGCCGGCTGA
- a CDS encoding DNRLRE domain-containing protein has protein sequence MRIGYTYGRMSLITAAMAAVLFPAAVRAAIIPVTADAEIMTSSSNIYNSNTASNNNTGAQVDMYIGYAGYNKPFKGLLRFDLSSIPANMTITSATLHMKPIGNSNSPTLELHRLLVSWVEGNGLYNQSPYGTSGATYLSRDKSGSNTWTTPGAASDGNDRVAAASVSFNGSLSDPALNVLSDVSYWYANPSANFGWVLETPGTSGFTQFRTKENPSSPTTYLDVTYELIPEPASAGLLLLGGMVLMRRKTA, from the coding sequence ATGCGGATCGGTTATACCTACGGTCGGATGTCGCTGATCACGGCGGCAATGGCGGCGGTTCTATTTCCGGCGGCGGTGCGGGCGGCAATCATCCCCGTCACGGCTGACGCTGAGATTATGACCAGCAGCAGCAACATCTACAATTCTAATACCGCCAGCAACAACAACACGGGAGCCCAGGTCGATATGTATATCGGGTATGCGGGATACAACAAGCCTTTTAAGGGGCTGTTGCGGTTTGACCTCTCGTCCATCCCCGCAAATATGACGATCACCTCGGCGACGCTTCACATGAAACCCATCGGCAACTCCAATTCGCCGACCCTTGAGCTGCACCGTCTGCTGGTTTCCTGGGTTGAGGGCAACGGTTTGTATAACCAGTCCCCGTACGGCACATCGGGCGCGACCTACCTCAGCCGGGACAAGAGCGGCAGCAACACCTGGACGACGCCCGGAGCCGCCAGCGACGGCAACGACCGCGTCGCCGCAGCGTCGGTATCTTTCAATGGCAGTTTGTCCGACCCCGCGCTGAATGTCCTCAGCGACGTGAGCTACTGGTATGCGAACCCGTCGGCGAACTTTGGATGGGTGCTGGAAACGCCCGGTACATCTGGTTTCACACAATTTCGCACCAAAGAGAACCCCTCTTCTCCCACTACTTATCTGGACGTGACCTATGAGCTGATCCCTGAGCCGGCGTCGGCGGGTCTGCTCCTGCTGGGCGGTATGGTGCTGATGCGACGTAAGACTGCCTGA
- a CDS encoding HTH domain-containing protein, whose product MRDKYGTQVGRINSHSKPLDAEYARLHRVLQIIQLIQQQDGWNAKSLARACGVTERTIYRDLILLQGANIPFFFDEERRCYRIRQDFFMPPIDLALDEVLALVALGEEIGKKEQIPFTMAAAPGGNSSAGASAGIAGGA is encoded by the coding sequence GTGAGAGATAAGTACGGCACTCAAGTCGGCAGGATCAACAGTCATTCAAAACCCCTCGATGCTGAGTACGCCCGTCTTCATCGCGTCCTTCAGATCATCCAGCTGATTCAGCAGCAGGATGGCTGGAACGCCAAATCTCTGGCCCGCGCCTGCGGCGTTACCGAGCGAACCATCTACCGTGACCTGATCTTGCTGCAAGGCGCCAACATCCCGTTCTTCTTCGATGAGGAGCGACGTTGCTACCGCATCAGGCAGGACTTCTTCATGCCGCCAATCGACCTGGCACTGGACGAGGTACTGGCTTTGGTGGCGCTGGGTGAGGAGATCGGCAAAAAGGAACAGATCCCCTTCACGATGGCCGCGGCGCCGGGGGGAAACTCATCCGCCGGCGCGAGTGCCGGCATTGCGGGCGGCGCATGA
- a CDS encoding metallophosphoesterase, which produces MRIVELQPAPFHTLPYSNVSSSRQVVAAQLPFLRATVDSLPAALDAIIVAADLQGREMADNYSRPTKLLGEMLAAEIGVLRERGELPSKDKTAVIVAGDLFARPDMDRRGGSGDVRPAWLALAGACRWIVGVAGNHDVFGPRPSIPDFQAFLRTPGVHFLDDVMVEIDGLKIAGLSGIVGNPRKPFRREEQAFADALGYLALAGPDLLIAHDGPDIENTDLRGWASIRRALEASRPTLMVRGHAHWDKPVASLANGTQVLNVDARVVVLRRR; this is translated from the coding sequence ATGCGAATCGTGGAGCTTCAACCCGCGCCCTTCCACACGTTGCCTTACTCGAACGTGTCGAGCAGCCGCCAGGTCGTGGCGGCGCAGTTGCCGTTTCTACGCGCGACGGTGGATTCTTTGCCGGCGGCGCTGGATGCGATCATTGTGGCAGCGGACCTGCAAGGCCGGGAGATGGCCGACAACTATAGCCGGCCCACCAAGTTGCTCGGGGAGATGCTGGCTGCGGAGATCGGCGTCTTGCGCGAACGGGGGGAACTCCCGTCCAAAGACAAAACGGCTGTCATCGTAGCCGGGGACCTGTTTGCTCGCCCTGACATGGATCGCCGTGGCGGATCGGGCGACGTTCGGCCGGCTTGGCTGGCCCTGGCGGGTGCGTGCCGGTGGATTGTCGGCGTGGCGGGAAACCACGACGTGTTCGGTCCAAGGCCTTCGATCCCCGACTTCCAGGCCTTCCTGCGCACGCCCGGGGTGCATTTCTTGGACGATGTCATGGTCGAGATCGATGGCCTAAAGATCGCCGGGCTGTCAGGCATCGTCGGCAACCCGCGCAAGCCATTTCGTCGCGAGGAGCAGGCATTTGCCGACGCTCTGGGGTACTTGGCGTTGGCCGGTCCCGATCTGCTTATCGCGCACGACGGGCCCGACATCGAGAACACTGACCTTCGCGGCTGGGCATCAATCCGTCGTGCGCTGGAAGCTTCACGACCGACCCTCATGGTTCGCGGCCACGCCCATTGGGACAAGCCGGTGGCTTCCTTGGCGAACGGCACCCAGGTTCTCAACGTCGACGCGAGAGTGGTCGTGCTCCGCCGCCGATAG